Proteins from a single region of Salvelinus fontinalis isolate EN_2023a chromosome 15, ASM2944872v1, whole genome shotgun sequence:
- the degs2 gene encoding sphingolipid delta(4)-desaturase/C4-monooxygenase DES2 encodes MKSIEMDKTGERGDFEWVYSDQPHTSRRKEILAKYPEIKSLMGPDPQLKWVVTGMVLTQLLACYMVHDLPWKWVLFWSYGFGGCINHSLTLAIHDISHNVAFGNKLARLNRWFAIWANLPIGLPYSASFKKYHIDHHRYLGGDGLDVDIPTGAEGWFFCTPLRKVLWLFLQPLFYALRPLVVNPKPVSRLEMMNAAVQFAVNFVIFYLWGLKPIVYLIAGSILCMGLHPISGHFIAEHYMFLKGHETYSYYGPLNWITFNVGYHMEHHDFPSIPGSKLPQVKKMAAEYYDSLPQHTSWTRVLWDFVFDDSIGPYTRIKREYKLVKQE; translated from the exons ATGAAGAGCATCGAAATGGATAAGACAGGTGAACGGGGAGACTTTGAATGGGTCTACAGTGATCAGCCTCATACTTCACGAAGAAAAGAAATATTAG CAAAATACCCAGAGATCAAGTCCCTGATGGGGCCTGACCCCCAGTTGAAGTGGGTGGTGACAGGGATGGTCCTCACCCAGCTTCTGGCCTGCTACATGGTCCACGACCTCCCCTGGAAGTGGGTGTTGTTCTGGTCATACGGCTTCGGCGGCTGCATCAACCACTCGCTGACCCTCGCCATTCACGATATCTCCCACAACGTTGCGTTCGGCAACAAGCTGGCGCGCCTCAACCGCTGGTTCGCCATATGGGCCAACCTCCCCATCGGACTGCCCTACTCGGCCTCGTTCAAGAAGTACCACATCGACCACCACCGCTACCTGGGTGGCGACGGCCTAGATGTGGACATCCCCACAGGCGCGGAGGGCTGGTTCTTCTGCACACCCCTGCGGAAGGTCCTGTGGCTCTTCCTCCAGCCGTTGTTCTACGCACTGCGCCCTCTAGTGGTGAACCCCAAGCCAGTCTCTAGACTAGAGATGATGAATGCCGCTGTTCAATTTGCAGTGAACTTTGTGATATTCTACCTATGGGGGCTGAAGCCAATTGTTTACCTCATAGCCGGGTCCATTTTATGCATGGGCCTACATCCCATCTCTGGACACTTTATAGCGGAGCACTACATGTTCCTGAAGGGCCACGAGACATACTCCTACTATGGCCCACTGAACTGGATCACCTTCAATGTGGGTTACCACATGGAGCACCATGACTTCCCCAGTATACCTGGCAGTAAGCTGCCTCAG GTGAAGAAGATGGCAGCAGAGTACTACGACTCCCTACCACAGCACACTTCCTGGACCCGGGTGTTGTGGGACTTTGTCTTTGATGACAGCATCGGTCCCTACACCAGGATCAAGCGGGAATATAAGCTGGTCAAGCAGGAGTAG
- the LOC129811329 gene encoding transcriptional repressor protein YY1-like isoform X1 — translation MASGDTLYIETDGSEMPSEIVELHEIEVETIETTVVGEDDDEQPMIALQPLDSDDPHSMHHHHQEVILVQTREEVVGEDDSDMHGDDDYEDQILIPVPVPAAEEEYIEQTLVTVAGKSSGRTKKGGSGKRNKKNYLGAPESSGRKWEQKQVQIKTLEGEFSVTMWASDDKKDVDHDTMVEEHVIGDNSPPDYSEYMTGKKLPPGGIPGIDLSDPKQLAEFASGPRSVMSCRMKPRKVKEDDSPRTIACPHKGCSKMFRDNSAMRKHLHTHGPRVHVCAECGKAFVESSKLKRHQLVHTGEKPFQCTFEGCGKRFSLDFNLRTHVRIHTGDRPYVCPFDGCNKKFAQSTNLKSHILTHAKAKNNQ, via the exons ATGGCATCAGGTGATACCCTGTACATCGAAACGGACGGCTCGGAGATGCCATCAGAAATAGTGGAACTCCATGAAATCGAAGTGGAGACCATCGAGACAACAGTTGTTGGAGAGGACGACGATGAACAGCCTATGATCGCTTTACAGCCCCTCGACTCAGATGATCCACACTCAATGCATCACCATCATCAGGAGGTAATATTGGTGCAAACCCGAGAAGAGGTGGTTGGTGAAGATGATTCGGACATGCACGGGGACGATGATTACGAGGACCAAATTCTTATacctgtcccagtccctgccgccgaAGAGGAATATATCGAACAGACTCTGGTGACTGTCGCTGGGAAGAGCTCGGGGCGGACGAAGAAGGGGGGAAGCGGGAAGAGAAATAAAAAGAACTACTTGGGTGCACCGGAGTCCAGTGGTAGAAAATGGGAACAGAAACAAGTCCAGATAAAGACTTTGGAAGGAGAGTTTTCGGTGACGATGTGGGCATCGG ATGACAAGAAAGATGTTGACCATGACACTATGGTAGAGGAGCATGTCATTGGGGATAATTCTCCTCCCGATTACTCCGAGTACATGACAGGGAAGAAGCTCCCGCCTGGGGGCATTCCAGGGATCGACCTGTCAGACCCCAAACAGCTGGCAGAGTTCGCTAG TGGACCACGATCTGTCATGTCTTGCAGGATGAAGCCACGGAAAGTCAAAGAGGACGACTCTCCCAGGACGATAGCTTGCCCCCACAAA GGATGCAGTAAAATGTTCAGGGATAACTCTGCAATGAGGAAGCACCTGCACACCCACGGACCACGTGTTCACGTCTGCGCCGAATGTGGAAAGGCCTTTGTCGAAAGCTCCAAACTGAAGAGGCATCAACTTGTTCATACCGGCGAGAAGCCTTTCCAA TGCACATTTGAGGGCTGCGGAAAGCGGTTCTCCCTGGACTTTAACTTACGCACGCACGTGAGGATTCACACTGGAGACCGACCCTACGTCTGTCCGTTTGACGGCTGCAACAAGAAGTTTGCCCAATCCACCAACCTCAAGTCTCACATCCTCACACACGCTAAAGCTAAAAACAATCAGTGA
- the LOC129811329 gene encoding transcriptional repressor protein YY1-like isoform X2, whose amino-acid sequence MASGDTLYIETDGSEMPSEIVELHEIEVETIETTVVGEDDDEQPMIALQPLDSDDPHSMHHHHQEVILVQTREEVVGEDDSDMHGDDDYEDQILIPVPVPAAEEEYIEQTLVTVAGKSSGRTKKGGSGKRNKKNYLGAPESSGRKWEQKQVQIKTLEGEFSVTMWASDDKKDVDHDTMVEEHVIGDNSPPDYSEYMTGKKLPPGGIPGIDLSDPKQLAEFARMKPRKVKEDDSPRTIACPHKGCSKMFRDNSAMRKHLHTHGPRVHVCAECGKAFVESSKLKRHQLVHTGEKPFQCTFEGCGKRFSLDFNLRTHVRIHTGDRPYVCPFDGCNKKFAQSTNLKSHILTHAKAKNNQ is encoded by the exons ATGGCATCAGGTGATACCCTGTACATCGAAACGGACGGCTCGGAGATGCCATCAGAAATAGTGGAACTCCATGAAATCGAAGTGGAGACCATCGAGACAACAGTTGTTGGAGAGGACGACGATGAACAGCCTATGATCGCTTTACAGCCCCTCGACTCAGATGATCCACACTCAATGCATCACCATCATCAGGAGGTAATATTGGTGCAAACCCGAGAAGAGGTGGTTGGTGAAGATGATTCGGACATGCACGGGGACGATGATTACGAGGACCAAATTCTTATacctgtcccagtccctgccgccgaAGAGGAATATATCGAACAGACTCTGGTGACTGTCGCTGGGAAGAGCTCGGGGCGGACGAAGAAGGGGGGAAGCGGGAAGAGAAATAAAAAGAACTACTTGGGTGCACCGGAGTCCAGTGGTAGAAAATGGGAACAGAAACAAGTCCAGATAAAGACTTTGGAAGGAGAGTTTTCGGTGACGATGTGGGCATCGG ATGACAAGAAAGATGTTGACCATGACACTATGGTAGAGGAGCATGTCATTGGGGATAATTCTCCTCCCGATTACTCCGAGTACATGACAGGGAAGAAGCTCCCGCCTGGGGGCATTCCAGGGATCGACCTGTCAGACCCCAAACAGCTGGCAGAGTTCGCTAG GATGAAGCCACGGAAAGTCAAAGAGGACGACTCTCCCAGGACGATAGCTTGCCCCCACAAA GGATGCAGTAAAATGTTCAGGGATAACTCTGCAATGAGGAAGCACCTGCACACCCACGGACCACGTGTTCACGTCTGCGCCGAATGTGGAAAGGCCTTTGTCGAAAGCTCCAAACTGAAGAGGCATCAACTTGTTCATACCGGCGAGAAGCCTTTCCAA TGCACATTTGAGGGCTGCGGAAAGCGGTTCTCCCTGGACTTTAACTTACGCACGCACGTGAGGATTCACACTGGAGACCGACCCTACGTCTGTCCGTTTGACGGCTGCAACAAGAAGTTTGCCCAATCCACCAACCTCAAGTCTCACATCCTCACACACGCTAAAGCTAAAAACAATCAGTGA